One Silurus meridionalis isolate SWU-2019-XX chromosome 10, ASM1480568v1, whole genome shotgun sequence genomic window carries:
- the LOC124392622 gene encoding cadherin-related family member 3-like, translating to MSVRGVPETEVKGTIIATITCTDNDVLPLFKEFIFIGLSCLGCSQLFALKTTQIILNGTLDFEDPGNLYAGNGYSLLITAVDKNDISLKGGVVIGSVNATDMDLPPTLLQCSIVSGGGAGGRRKIFHLDPLLGQITLLTHPDMRTCRHTC from the exons ATGTCTGT GAGAGGGGTGCCAGAGACAGAGGTGAAGGGAACCATCATTGCTACCATCACATGTACTGATAATGATGTGCTGCCTTTATTCAAAGAGTTTATCTTTATTGGTCTCTCCtgcctgggttgcagtcagctgTTTGCCCTGAAAACCACCCAGATTATA CTGAATGGTACTTTGGACTTTGAAGATCCTGGCAATCTCTATGCAGGAAATGGATATAGCCTCTTGATTACAGCAGTAGATAAAAATGACATCAGTTTAAAAG gtggTGTGGTGATTGGTTCAGTCAATGCCACTGACATGGATTTGCCTCCAACCTTACTGCAGTGCTCTATAGTGTCTGGTGGAGGTGcaggaggaagaaggaaaatCTTCCACTTGGATCCTTTACTGGGCCAAATAACCTTGCTCACTCACCCGGATATGAGGACATGCAGACACACGTGCTAA